Sequence from the Tripterygium wilfordii isolate XIE 37 chromosome 10, ASM1340144v1, whole genome shotgun sequence genome:
tCGTTAGTTTTACCAAATGAATGTGAATATAtatgattcttctctttttcttttttttccagtaAAGGGCTTGCTAACTTTTGATAAGAAAAGGATTTGGAGGAGGAAACTGGCGGAAGAGGAGATTAATAACTTTATTCACTTcgactcttctttcttctttcttccttcttAATGAGGAGTATTATTCACTTCTATTCTCGTTGTGGCTTTATACAGTTATACATCATATTGAATTAAAATCGCTTTGTTAATTCTACTCTCCAATCGAAATTACTCTATGGAAAATGATACCCTTTTGGAACAAAGAAAATGCTAACAACCATGGCATTACCTTTGCAAGTCGAGTCACATAAGCCGCAGCCAGTGCTGTGGCTAACAGTCCCAGTCCCACCGTCAACAGCTGACCATTACCTCCAGGCAAACCGACATCAGATTCTTCTTGCTtaggaaagaaaagagaaaagaatcaGTCAATAAGATAGAATCATTGTCATCATTTAGCCTCTAACTCACTAATTTGCAGTCTGATACACGAATCCAAAGCAAAAATTATGTGAAGTCCACAGGGATTCATCGTTATTGTAGATGATGCATGCTTCTATTAGACACGCAGGGAACTTATGGGGACCAGCAACAAATTtccattaagttttttttttttttataaggacTTCATTCAAAGCTTAGTGATGGAAAATTACAACTACATTTGCgctaaaagaaaatgaaggaaaaagagTTGAATCACTTTAAAAGAAACAACCACGTTTATAATTTACAAATAAAAGTAATatgaaacaaaatgaaataataGGATGACACTAATAAACTCACAATAATTGCTCGCCCAAATGCTCCGGCACTCACATAAGCCCACGTTCCTGGAAGCATCCCCAACCAACTGCATGATAATCAAATTTCGAATATGAATCAAAACATGGAAACCATTTCGCATCATATGTTTTTATTCCTCcttcacaaaaaaagaaagaataagttATAATACGAGCTAACCTCACAGGCAACTCCCTTAAATGATAGATTATCAATTCAGTCAGTCACTAAAATATTAACTTTTTAcgacttttttttattacaaacatGATTCAAAATGCAGACACTTTGTTATAAAAGTGCTTATAAGCTACAGAAAGGctatttttcattgaaatccaaacaaaattttaacaAGTGGAACCAACTtaacaaataattaaactacAGAGTTCCAATTTGGTACTACAAAAATTTGAGCCACTTGAAACACAGGTTGACAAGTTATGATCAGAAACACAATTGTTGCTTAATAAGAATATCATAGAATTCCATTGAATAGCAAACAGAACTAAAACACTTTTACCCTAACCGATATTTAATATAATACAAGAAGTTTAATAATATAAGCAAGAACGTACCTTCCCAAGACGTAAGGTACAAACTTTACAGATGTTAATCCATATAAATAATTGCCCAAAGAAAATGGAAGCAAAGGACTCAAACGAAGGAGAGTGACAACTCTGAACCCATTTTCTCCAATTGCCTTGTCAATTGCAAGgaactttttgtttccttcgaCTAGTTTGAGAATACGCTCACGAGCAAAATATCTAGCAATTAAAAAGGCAATGCTTGCTGCCACCTAGAAAGGGTATAAAGAATATTAGAAATCAAGTCACACATGCAGTCAGAATTTAGTCTGAAACTCACAATTCACTATAAAGTCCTACTAACCGTCCCACCAATCGAGACTACGATGGTCCCAATAAGGGAGCCAAAAAGAAGACCAGCTGACATTGTCAACGGAATAGCTGGAATTGCAAGGACCTAGCAAACATGCATCATTCATAATCAATTTTCAGCAAGTTTGAAGAACAAAAATGATCTAAAAAAATCTGGAAAAGAAAAATTCTTCAATGAAACATATATAAGCACCGGTATTGCTACATAACATCATTTtgagggaaaaagaaaatacagaaATTCAAAGTGTCTCAACTCAAAAGAGCATCAAACACTTACCTCCAATCCTGCATAAACTGCTACAAATAAGGCATATCCAGCAGGGCCATAACCTATGCACAGAATGAGCAATTTTCTTGAAGATTAAGAAGCATATTCCATttacaagaaaagaaagcagaAGCACTAATATGGTACTAAACGATATCATTGTTCAAAAAAGCATGTTGCAAAGTGCTAAGAGGGGGCAAAAAAACAAATGGGAAAATGCATGCTATCAGAAGCCAGGAAAAGTTTAAACTTTTCTGCAAGGAGAAAATCCAGCAATGAAGCACGCACTTTATATTTTCGAATCCACATTCACATATAATCCATATAATTTCATGGGTTTTCTCTGGCATCTGACAGGgaaaaagagaaacagagaCAGAAAAGCAGGAGGAGGACCTTGTCTGAAATGCAAAATATCCCAACAGTGGCACTAGGAAATCCCTTGAACAAAGGAATGATTAAAGTTCAACAATTGTCTACAATCTCTATAGCCTATGCTCTGGAATCCAAACAAAGTATGAAAAATCTAAGACTTAGCACAGCAATATAATACCCCAATTTGAGTAACTAATCGACCTCCAACCCAGTCCAGTTTACATAAAGCATTGAGCTTCATTTTCAATGGGAATGATAACTGTCTTTCTATTTCATTATGACACTTCAACCACACCAACTTCATTGCTCCTATCGACTCTAGTGAAGAAATGGAGTAGTCTGGCTCTTTTTTGGCAAACTCTGAACCCATAAATTAACCCAATCAATCATGGAAGGGTAACAATGTATATGAACACTAGATAGTTCCTTAATTCACAAAACAAATACTCACACTAGATAGTTCCTTAATTCACAAGGAACAAATTTTCTAGCACTAACCAGAAAATTAGAGCACTCGTCTCACTCACATTCAACAAAATCCCATCAAATCCTAGCAGCAATCACAAAATAAAATCCGAAAAATCACCTTCGATGAATTCCGAGAACTGGTTTAAGAATGCATTGATCTGGTCCTTGTAGACAAAGCCAACAGTGCCAAATCCACCGACAACGCCCACAAGCAACACTCCAGCCAAAAGGATACCTTTGAAAGCAGTTTCTCCTTCGAATCTGCCTTCACCATCACCATCTCCCTTAGCCTGATCAACACTGGCATCATCGTTGTCATCGTTTCCCTTTGGATTCAAGAACCCCTTCAAGCTCTGTGGGGCACTGCTCTTCTGGAGATTCCTCTGTTGCTTCTTCGTTTGCTTGAGAGAAGAGCATGGCTTGAGGAAGTGAAAGCGCTTGTTTGTTGTGGGTCTGAAGCTGTAGAGCGATGAGTTGCAATaacaagaggaagaagaaggtgaTGATGACGAGGACGAAGAtggaagagagaagatgaaattgGAGTTGAGAAGGGTGCGCATTTTAAGCAGGGAGACGGGTGTAGGACAAGAGAGGGAGAGGCACCACCGGTGGAAGTGCTTCTACCACTGCCTACAGAACCCGTTGTGGACGATTTGGCCATCTACAGAGCGGCGTTCACTCGCACTGAGTATTTGACATTTCTAAGGCTTTTCGGTGGTTAAGATTTCGCTTCGGTGTCTCATTTTTTCATGACCAATGGATAAtagattaaaataaaacaaaataataaaaatgattattttatttgCTTGATTTTTCTGGAAAATCAAATAGATTCAAGAATCAAGATACAAACGTAAAATGTTCTTCACTTCTGCAATATCAGCATAAGAAATGCAAAAGTAAATCAGCAAAATTGAGTCCCCAGAACTGGGTTCGGGTTCTTTGTGCGCCTAAAAATCACCTGGAAGTAAGAACATTTGATAATTGATACTATCTTAATGTTACATAGCAAGCAAATTTGGTGAATAATGTGTTTGTTGTTTAATGCCTAAAATCAACTAGGAGTTTGCGCCCAAAATCAGCATATCAGGGCACTTGAGATTCTCCACTTTCCAAATGTGGCTGCGCAGGGAAACTGGTAGAAGCATGTGATGAGGAATTTTCCTCGCCAACAAACATATTGACTTCTGGTTTCCGAATGGAAGACATTATTTTGTGAAGCTGATCATTAAGGCTGGCATGTAGCACCTGAGGGGAGAGGAGGTCTGGCTTCTCAAAAACTTTCACAGCAGAACTGGCCGCTAGGTTGATCTGCAGCAAAATGCAGGGAAAACATGGGTTACGAgtaaatgtaaatttttttgctATGGAAAAGTATGTTTAAAATGCATGAAACAAGCACAATATGTATCAATGAGAGATTATGACAAACAATGAATGTGTTCTTCTCAATTTTATTTTGCATGATTATCTGAGAATCATTTCCCAGACGAGTATTTTTTCCAAATTGAGAGTTAACCTCAACTAGCTGTGAGTATTCAACTGCTATAATAAAATCTATCTAATGAAGGTAAGCCTATCGGACATGTTAGAGATATTAGATACTTTGTTGTATTAGTCTTGAGGGTAGTTTAGTGTTTGTCTTACCCTCCTCTCTATATCTGCTTGTAACCCTAACTCTTGTATTCATTCTATTCAATACAATCTCTTCTTCACCTTACCAGTACTACATAATGTTCTGTGCGTGATTTTTCtactttctccttctttttgTTCTCCTAACAAGACCCAGGAAAAAAGTGCAGAAACGACAGCACCAATTTACATAACTGATTCCTAAACTTCTCAAGGACAATTTGGAAGGTGATTTTTCTACTTTCTCCTCCTTTGTCTTCTCCCAACAAGACTGGAAAAAAGGCAAGAAACTACAGCACGGATTTATAAAACTGATTCCTAAATGCCTCAAGGAGAATTTGAAAGATGATTCATCCAATGTATGACAACTTACTTTCACTTAGTAATATCTTCTCCTCTTGCCGGTTTCCACTCCTCACTTATCTCAATATAACACATCTACGAAAAGAACAAAACGAAATTCCAGAGATATGGATGTAGGTCAATCTAGTGATTTTGAGAAGACAGCTCCATTTCAGAGTAGATAGAAAGTAATACGCTTGACCGAAAGCAAATCAAACTCTCTGATCTTTTTCCCCTCCGTTCCAATATTAAGAGAATATGTGCTATCATTATGTTGAAATTTTTTAAGATTCCTGAAAATTGACTCCCTCTCCATATGCCTTTCTGGCTTTCCCCACACAATCCCACACATGAAAATCTTGCAAGTCTATACTTCGTATTAAACTTCCTTAAACATACACTGCAGAGTTCTTCCTACGATAATCACTTCTGTGTAATTTGATTCCAAAAATCCTCAGCCTACAGCATTTTAGTTTTGAACAAATACAACATGGTACAAATAAAAAAAGTCCAAATGCTATCAATCTAACCAATTACCGTCACATATCCATTGTTATCCAGCCGATGAAAGCAAAAATATCCATGGTAGAAAGTTCATGTATCTTGCAGAATacttagaaagttagaattacAACTACTTTTTAGCATTCTAAAGGAAACCATCCACTTGACAGTAACATCTATCTTTTCCGAGTCTTTATCCTAAAAGTTGGGGTCGTCAAAAAAATCCTACTAATACCCAAAGTGTTTCATGATCAAACCAAAGTCACACTACCAATGATCAATCAATTGAAGTTTCAATGCATATCAAAGAAAATATTCAATACAGATCAGATCACTACAAGAATCAACATTAGACAGTCACTTCCATTGAACTAATGCGTCAATCCATCAAAATAATTCTCACTTAAATCACACTACATAAAATCATAGTTGAATCAAACTAGGACAACAAAATTAATCACccttataattaaaaaaaaaataaaaatagtcaTACCGACTGTGAAGCTGTCTTCAAGAAAGCCTTAGCTAGAGGCAATATGCAAAACCTTTAAGGgccaacatcaaaagaaaaaaaaaagaattagaaCCAAGGAATTAGAATTTTAGCAGATTAACAAATTAGCAATAGTCAATACTTGGTCGCGTCTTTCCTTTCGCTTGTCAGCAATCAAACAGAGGGCTCTACGATGAAAACTTAAAAGACTTACATTCCGCGGCCGCCTGCAAGAGCTTCCTCTGCTGGGTCTTTCCATTCATCAAACCTACACATCAATAAGCTAATTCTAGTACACCGACATACCTAACATATAAAAACAGAGACAGCCAgaaagagagaaatagagattaCACCCAACCGTAACGACGATCGAATACGAGGCGCTTGGGAGGTCGTTCGGAGATTTGAGAGCTTTTTCTTCTCGTGTTCGTCGATGATTCCATTTCCCACACTGATAGGAGAATGACTGCAAAAACAAGAGGATAAAGTATatcgttttctttcttttattttattacgaTGACGGGCCGGGTAGCCCAAGAAAGCTATAAACCATTGGCCCAGATCAGGACTGAGAAGGTGTACtttttttataaaagaaaaaaaagttgtacatgattaattatttaatatccATGGTTTGATTGGCACAACTTGAAGAATAAGTAATCAATTTAGAACAATTGAAGATTCCGTGACCAAATTAGAACACTGATAATTTTTCGATGGTCATCTTTTAGTGGTCAATAGTTGTATTAATCCTTTTTTTTATGGTAAGTACAAGAGCAGGAGattaaaaaaagaggaaaactttaGGAGGGAGGCTCCCAAGTATCAAGACTATATCCAACATCGAATTAATGTAACCCAATCGAGTATTATATAAACAAAGTCTTAATAACACCTCTCCCAC
This genomic interval carries:
- the LOC120006803 gene encoding uncharacterized protein LOC120006803 isoform X2; translated protein: MRTLLNSNFIFSLPSSSSSSSPSSSSCYCNSSLYSFRPTTNKRFHFLKPCSSLKQTKKQQRNLQKSSAPQSLKGFLNPKGNDDNDDASVDQAKGDGDGEGRFEGETAFKGILLAGVLLVGVVGGFGTVGFVYKDQINAFLNQFSEFIEGYGPAGYALFVAVYAGLEVAASIAFLIARYFARERILKLVEGNKKFLAIDKAIGENGFRVVTLLRLSPLLPFSLGNYLYGLTSVKFVPYVLGSWLGMLPGTWAYVSAGAFGRAIIQEESDVGLPGGNGQLLTVGLGLLATALAAAYVTRLAKEAVKDME
- the LOC120006803 gene encoding TVP38/TMEM64 family membrane protein slr0305-like isoform X3 yields the protein MRTLLNSNFIFSLPSSSSSSSPSSSSCYCNSSLYSFRPTTNKRFHFLKPCSSLKQTKKQQRNLQKSSAPQSLKGFLNPKGNDDNDDASVDQAKGDGDGEGRFEGETAFKGYGPAGYALFVAVYAGLEVAASIAFLIARYFARERILKLVEGNKKFLAIDKAIGENGFRVVTLLRLSPLLPFSLGNYLYGLTSVKFVPYVLGSWLGMLPGTWAYVSAGAFGRAIIQEESDVGLPGGNGQLLTVGLGLLATALAAAYVTRLAKEAVKDME
- the LOC120006804 gene encoding uncharacterized protein LOC120006804, with amino-acid sequence MESSTNTRRKSSQISERPPKRLVFDRRYGWVFDEWKDPAEEALAGGRGMFCILPLAKAFLKTASQSINLAASSAVKVFEKPDLLSPQVLHASLNDQLHKIMSSIRKPEVNMFVGEENSSSHASTSFPAQPHLESGESQVP
- the LOC120006803 gene encoding TVP38/TMEM64 family membrane protein slr0305-like isoform X1, whose protein sequence is MRTLLNSNFIFSLPSSSSSSSPSSSSCYCNSSLYSFRPTTNKRFHFLKPCSSLKQTKKQQRNLQKSSAPQSLKGFLNPKGNDDNDDASVDQAKGDGDGEGRFEGETAFKGILLAGVLLVGVVGGFGTVGFVYKDQINAFLNQFSEFIEGYGPAGYALFVAVYAGLEVLAIPAIPLTMSAGLLFGSLIGTIVVSIGGTVAASIAFLIARYFARERILKLVEGNKKFLAIDKAIGENGFRVVTLLRLSPLLPFSLGNYLYGLTSVKFVPYVLGSWLGMLPGTWAYVSAGAFGRAIIQEESDVGLPGGNGQLLTVGLGLLATALAAAYVTRLAKEAVKDME